A window of Thunnus thynnus chromosome 17, fThuThy2.1, whole genome shotgun sequence contains these coding sequences:
- the angptl6 gene encoding angiopoietin-related protein 6: MEKTLTIGLTLFLALCLHIPEAGGRKEGAHGENTGKRSSRSSDTKAGRCSYTFIVPQQKLSGALCLNTQSATTNHSEVAALRTELKRQQEQMEKLQSQLEQEGSLAMEVRALRKESNSMNSRIAQLYAQLLHEVMHKKDQASEQRRVESLLLNATTQALQVSSNYRELEKKYGALTSMMSSQNQFIARLEKQCQCRDSTQSSLVATEPPKRQSNVHPNYSSEANEMTNDVQRDQSAPPPRREKTVGAHSLPSTTANTPTEPPFISFPVTKTPGPWRDCQHVLESGETTSGIYLLRPQSANRLLQAWCEQSRAQGGWTVIQRRQDGSVNFFRTWEQYKQGFGNLDGEYWLGLEHLYWLTKQAQYKLRVALEDWQGRQVFAEYDSFHLEPESDWYRLRLGQYSGNAGDSLSWHNNKAFTTLDRDKDGYTGNCAHYQKGGWWYHMCAHSNLNGVWYRGGHYRSRYQDGVYWAEFHGGSYSLKRVSMMIKPT, encoded by the exons ATGGAGAAGACGCTGACAATAGGTCTGACTCTTTTCTTGGCACTCTGTCTGCACATACCAGAAGCTGGGGGGCGAAAGGAGGGAGCCCATGGCGAGAACACTGGGAAACGTTCATCACGTTCTTCAGATACAAAAGCAGGCCGTTGCTCCTACACCTTCATTGTTCCACAGCAAAAACTGTCTGGAGCGCTGTGTTTGAACACGCAGTCTGCTACTACCAACCACTCCGAGGTGGCAGCGCTGCGGACAGAGCTCAAACGACAGCAGGAACAAATGGAGAAGCTTCAGAGCCAACTGGAGCAGGAGGGGTCCCTTGCCATGGAGGTAAGAGCCCTACGCAAGGAAAGTAACAGCATGAATTCTCGCATTGCCCAGCTCTATGCCCAGCTGCTGCATGAAGTCATGCACAAGAAAGACCAGGCTTCAGAGCAGCGAAGGGTAGAGAGCCTCCTCCTGAATGCTACAACGCAG GCGCTGCAGGTGTCCAGTAATTACAGGGAGCTGGAGAAGAAATACGGAGCCCTCACCTCCATGATGAGCTCTCAGAACCAGTTTATTGCACGTCTGGAGAAGCAGTGTCAGTGCAGGGACTCCACCCAGTCCTCTCTG GTGGCGACTGAACCACCAAAAAGACAGTCTAATGTGCATCCTAATTATAGCTCTGAAGCCaatgaaatgacaaatgatgTTCAAAGGGACCAAAGTGCTCCTCCACCACGGAGGGAAAAAACTGTGGGAGCTCATTCCCTCCCCTCCACTACAGCCAACACTCCTACGGAGCCTCCTTTCATTAGTTTCCCTGTCACAAAGACTCCAG GACCTTGGCGGGACTGCCAGCATGTCCTGGAATCAGGAGAGACCACCAGTGGAATCTATCTACTCCGCCCTCAGAGTGCCAACAGACTCCTGCAGGCCTGGTGTGAGCAGAGTCGGGCTCAGGGAGGGTGGACAGTCATCCAGAGGAGACAGGATGGGTCAGTCAACTTCTTCAGGACTTGGGAGCAGTATAAG CAAGGCTTTGGGAACTTAGATGGAGAGTATTGGCTCGGCCTGGAACACCTTTACTGGCTGACTAAACAAGCCCAATATAAGCTACGAGTGGCTCTGGAGGACTGGCAGGGCCGGCAGGTGTTTGCTGAGTATGACAGCTTCCACCTGGAACCAGAGAGCGACTGGTATCGACTGCGGTTAGGACAATACAGCGGCAACGCGGGGGACTCCCTCTCATGGCACAACAACAAGGCTTTCACCACTCTGGATCGGGACAAGGATGGCTACACAG GTAACTGTGCTCATTACCAGAAAGGAGGCTGGTGGTACCACATGTGCGCCCACTCCAATCTGAACGGTGTGTGGTATCGGGGTGGACACTATCGCAGCCGCTACCAGGATGGAGTCTACTGGGCAGAGTTCCATGGAGGCTCCTACTCTCTCAAACGAGTTTCCATGATGATCAAACCCACATAA
- the icam5 gene encoding intercellular adhesion molecule 5 — protein sequence MLPFKMLGPLFLMFLQCDTASTCPTELNPLSLDPPEVIGQYNTTVSFNCTSTKEYHDGIYWREDDIEEHTNFITVTLSLDWHVEAQCKIKLNGTTACSKDLNITVYQDPENVDMFPINHIQDVREDTQYVLQCDILNVAPVKNLVVTWYKDNKIIMTESFTNTTKTPVDESSVLTHNISRGDNGAQFRCEAQLDFGSYGPQRPIISSKTQSVSVHYAPEFKNKTDIDEVYVEEGDNVTLNCEAEGNPASVFHWTVDGVNINISENTSNLYINQVNDSANYSCTASNYLGNITKQMHIHVAKSTMAVATPEPSAAMDCPLTLTPAEIVVRFGDPASINCSTSATDDFKIGWEAVVGGIGSEEPSVPWIVDKLEHWGIEPKCFITLPNLQCTVMPVITLYKTPDNVSISDSYNDVMVEGIERQLTCDIINVAPVRNLTVKWYRGNEIVETQTFNDSTVTPMNVSSTLRIIPGRADDGAHFRCEAELHLGPKGPELIPITSSTPYTARVHYKPVIENCPSRYTGTEHQFKIEMVYCESAGNPPPSVAWFKEEKEIDASKFLTRYDSGDYRAEFENKLGTINTSVAITIEYSASFTCNDHYDVEENVGTPCIAEGMPPPTITWFKDGNEMIPPKLWTRNHSGNYLLIATNRHGKANHTLYLNVQYAPVIEVRYDDKEVTGGGNVTFGCSAEGNPSPGIVWNYTSAGNEEETTWGRQKNINIIGATSTNAGVYNCTATNSVGSVTRSVRLRVKEEYHGDPPLPLWLLILICIAVVIIILLTILIIYRTCKKNKGEYNFRPVTTKDDSNIPMKTMSK from the exons ATGCTGCCTTTCAAGATGTTGGGCCCTCTCTTCCTCATGTTTTTACAATGTG ATACAGCCAGTACATGTCCCACTGAGTTAAACCCTCTCAGCCTGGATCCTCCTGAGGTCATAGGACAATATAACACAACAGTGTCTTTCAACTGCACCAGCACAAAAGAGTATCATGATGGGATATACTGGAGAGAAGATGACATTGAGGAGCACACAAATTTTATCACCGTGACACTGTCATTGGACTGGCATGTAGAGGCCCAGTGCAAAATAAAGCTGAATGGAACTACTGCATGCAGCAAAGACCTTAACATCACTGTTTACC aggaTCCAGAGAATGTTGACATGTTTCCTATAAACCACATACAAGATGTAAGGGAAGATACACAGTATGTGCTGCAGTGTGATATCCTCAATGTTGCCCCGGTTAAAAACCTCGTTGTGACATGgtacaaagacaataaaatcatCATGACCGAGTCTTTCAccaacacaaccaaaacaccAGTAGATGAGTCTTCCGTTCTTACACACAACATCAGCAGAGGAGACAATGGAGCGCAGTTTAGATGTGAGGCTCAACTGGACTTTGGGTCATATGGACCACAACGTCCTATTATTTCATCTAAGACACAGTCTGTTTCTGTGCACT ATGCTCCTGAGTTCAAGAACAAAACTGATATTGATGAGGTCTATGTGGAAGAGGGTGATAATGTCACCCTGAACTGTGAGGCTGAGGGGAACCCTGCCTCTGTCTTTCATTGGACCGTTGACGGGGTTAATATTAATATCTCCGAGAACACCAGCAATCTCTATATTAATCAAGTGAATGACAGCGCAAATTACAGCTGCACGGCTTCCAATTATCTGGGTAACATAACTAAGCAGATGCACATTCATGTTGCAAAAAGTACCATGGCCGTGGCCACCCCAGAACCATCAGCAGCAATGG ATTGCCCACTAACATTGACGCCTGCTGAAATCGTGGTGAGATTTGGAGATCCAGCTTCAATAAACTGCAGCACATCAGCCACAGATGATTTTAAAATCGGCTGGGAGGCTGTAGTTGGAGGCATAGGGTCTGAAGAACCCTCTGTGCCCTGGATTGTTGACAAACTGGAACACTGGGGCATCGAACCCAAGTGTTTCATTACTCTACCTAATCTCCAGTGTACTGTGATGCCAGTCATCACTCTTTATA agaCTCCAGACAATGTGTCAATCTCTGACTCGTATAATGATGTGATGGTGGAGGGTATTGAGCGCCAGTTGacatgtgacatcatcaatGTGGCTCCTGTAAGGAACCTCACAGTGAAGTGGTACCGAGGCAATGAAAttgtggaaacacaaacatttaatgacTCCACTGTGACCCCAATGAATGTGTCCTCTACCTTGAGAATCATTCCTGGGAGAGCTGACGATGGAGCACATTTCAGATGTGAAGCTGAGCTGCACCTGGGACCAAAAGGACCAGAGCTCATCCCCATTACATCCTCTACACCTTACACTGCTCGTGTGCACT ATAAGCCAGTGATCGAAAATTGTCCAAGTAGATACACTGGTACAGAGCATCAATTCAAGATAGAAATGGTGTACTGTGAAAGTGCTGGCAACCCTCCACCCAGTGTTGCTTGGttcaaagaggaaaaagagatcGATGCGTCTAAGTTTCTCACCAGGTATGACTCAGGAGACTACCGGGCTGAATTTGAAAATAAGCTTGGCACGATCAACACTTCTGTTGCTATCACAATTGAAT ATAGTGCTTCATTTACTTGTAATGATCACTATGATGTTGAAGAGAATGTTGGGACTCCATGTATAGCAGAAGGAATGCCTCCGCCGACCATCACTTGGTTTAAAGATGGAAATGAGATGATTCCTCCAAAGCTCTGGACAAGGAATCATAGTGGGAATTACTTACTTATAGCAACCAACAGACATGGAAAAGCCAACCACACACTGTATCTTAATGTTCAGT ATGCACCAGTGATTGAAGTGAGATATGATGATAAGGAGGTGACTGGGGGTGGAAATGTGACTTTTGGCTGTAGTGCTGAGGGCAACCCTTCCCCTGGGATTGTGTGGAACTACACATCTGCAGGGAATGAGGAAGAGACCACTTGGGGGCGCCAGAAGAATATCAACATCATTGGAGCCACGTCTACCAACGCTGGTGTTTACAACTGTACTGCCACGAATAGTGTTGGGAGTGTTACAAGATCTGTCAGACTGAGAGTgaaag AGGAGTACCATGGAGACCCCCCTTTACCTCTCTGGTTACTAATTCTAATATGCATCGCcgtcgtcatcatcatcctcctcacCATCCTGATAATTTACAGGAcatgtaagaaaaataaaggagAATATAATTTTAGACCTGTCACAACTAAAGATGATTCAAATATCCCCATGAAAACAATGAGTAAATGA